From a single Lytechinus variegatus isolate NC3 chromosome 9, Lvar_3.0, whole genome shotgun sequence genomic region:
- the LOC121421164 gene encoding interferon-induced very large GTPase 1-like encodes MNRILDQLRELMTVTKEEWIKKFDSKDLDFIISEISSDLEKIGKLNEGRPKNSAAEILENASAGLALKGILVGEAFREDLVKGTVLSTPSDVSLKSPLMMEIEDVATFSTKAQSDHFHCSLDNMGYSAAATMKGSGWGFKAKAEFSEKYKSIDEQEVESHKHAHFESRVIYSVTPTAACELNPYSLKLSQQALHDLKTIDRILVGSKNLELVSQNCEDFLTTYGSHINTGVIHFGGVNKFVATYSSETKSNSDRVMRMVRDLLSAYVSASYSGFGSSVEGVLSADQIKAHDSFKNEYEKSELAKTTLHFVRNGGPQDVSTLQLWKMGLVTCRGTWTLIDRGKSLFTDFVGVWKLIPNHEDDFLQPQELETCLRRAWERMNNNLVSSFQEQSFIKRLDEMDLMIEKVTIWNSAPILPKKCIPYLQEMLKTVEEVEAQTGTNKYWEFKLCTEANISNFLGNILEQIDKFHPTDVTLIQFLIKKLVYPGRFREFPGKEKIMKWIGVITVDIPTILANANVESVPDLIGILKDKFIPLLQIEHANNGERNVQVIDGINAGATVDMALCVGQLLKNLQSSGEEHEMFLLKVALLSIHYHWPTRKFKILLTMEKLQDFVQTIEVYWKEFQIHKEKGIIQFEAFLIHTSLSSGHFNEERESSENEFSETITELRQVLTPKLNEVLNRYATHSPFNWVDMANVTSELASGNVSATEEKETNIIVIENMASSRVGDTEDEMPGLTNNSEVSVNGDFSGILKILGLDKYSSSKISLLDAISIKKSLEHIKLVDIPWIIIHKLLMIDFRARDQFLTVVNNSPTEDIPDDEDDFDMEALLEMQNVSVGNDKPTQLSTLDTLVAIFTCCDNFLKQTLAQKLFFCKLAIPLLYPIGSDKICMSLWALRTITVQWQDRQNVSETPVTERPFPLVSFLRLGRPPLSKSKLINDILRDNSHDTFFHHDCNNGTTVRKITDGLVECSWFITAGNEKEHLPCTTMFLNLRGDASVMNKQMQILQEISSVLFVIVTAQDLAKKPNTETCQHILRTGGKVILFLINGSNKPIVSEIQACHEAVGKGILKGVPIMSSNTLQGVEKNASELKTEARRKLTGALAGCSGIMIEKCAEHALDMGIIVDEYDGKACLKGKVLAENVVSHMKGKDIADCKGDLLPLQGSEWIDYCKLLKKQHRTSGKGSLSSPTSQTTRVKQDMDRLRERQVKICNKLTPFIGDFMETLQMNEEVVMYFLKWMNLLLDEKSRANLPGLRKQYHMAWTQFQEAKKEEGNTNLKCLKIQVDEKENCVSSASLGLENLFRELGQIYEAVKGSSNIGNATNTAVEYLPERAAKLLLKGIPLELIDGDASSVPIEWVSAVLNKLGDILGEKRLFVLSVLGIQSSGKSTLLNTMFGLQFAVSAGRCTRGAYMQVISVEKEAGLPFDYVVVIDTEGLRAPELGQLKYEHDNELATLVIGMGDVTMINIKGENTSEMKDILQIAVHAFLRMNLVNKHMRDNRTCIFVHQNVPAANAEELMMHGCQKLQENLDDMTKEAALSESIADINSFSQIINFDVHKHVWYFSDLWHGDPPMAPANPGYSDKVDSVRIKLLLEISKGKTFLTASELSIRLADLWKGVLADDFVFSFRNSLEVKAYNSLQTKYYSLEWQLQNELKSWSHTAEIKLNRCENTDELEKSYQHLVFEISKVLIEKAEEMKTCLNNYFENCDLQEIIIQWQNAKLNQLSIAVEQQLSEGKADLLSVKESRGVEILQTQKWSDHEVHIMGKAVKLADKLKGKEATDTELEHQFDIMWVSIVNELATKTEDKVLQMDTLMGHVLHKIFFAHGSLLKPELRRHPLDKPLEQTSLECSVPLDFVTKEHIRVKKVGMFRKGVNYLTGADNPEIQAINETLLLTNVILRDISTYLKGLSRQVKFQSYYATEVIQMVNERIDSHNQNKKGSKKCKFKIRPEYVVKLAVYVSRHCVQVFGAMQLSYNKIHGVKAKLQEYKKTAWSLFKNKVKQSTEEVLAGYLLCTQLKGIVQQAVKKALPRKCTEEVLMDFQMTKYFLMVKMMDDLALKGSFKNYKSYFTNTKRFALDWLTKYTDQKMFSRQEITGMSRYAEISRSRIVRIMQCIVKSVSHATAEVEGKKGMKMALWIEQFCQRVSEEIAVPVSTLNLVSVRSVVDFNNLQRIILDQLNKFQADLDGAFTNETEYSVDWNGTPPSQQILDKIWGCAEQCPFCEEICADTTPDHYSLSGRCHMCVQHRPQGIVGMNWSTDTENHRKGQLLHETCNYDIQRNVSFRCTVGNYKCRKSGKCSTTGDEFVYHKCKEYKTYMPDWDIAPNPTNDVSKYWMWFMATYQHQLIDMYNAKLPNIPEDWTKITKKEALDDLRKIHH; translated from the coding sequence ATGAACCGAATACTGGATCAGTTGAGAGAACTAATGACAGTTACTAAGGAAGAATGGATAAAAAAGTTTGATAGCAAAGATCTTGATTTTATAATTAGCGAGATAAGCTCTGACCTTGAGAAAATTGGCAAGCTAAATGAAGGAAGACCAAAGAATAGCGCAGCAGAGATTCTAGAAAATGCTTCAGCAGGGTTAGCCTTGAAGGGTATTCTGGTGGGTGAAGCCTTCCGTGAAGATTTAGTTAAAGGGACAGTGCTAAGCACACCTTCTGATGTGTCACTAAAGAGTCCTTTGATGATGGAAATCGAGGACGTTGCTACATTCTCCACCAAAGCACAATCTGATCATTTTCACTGTTCCCTTGATAATATGGGGTACAGTGCTGCTGCTACTATGAAGGGCAGTGGTTGGGGGTTCAAAGCGAAGGCCGAATTTTCCGAGAAGTACAAGAGCATAGATGAACAAGAAGTAGAATCTCACAAACATGCCCATTTTGAATCAAGAGTAATATACTCTGTTACTCCTACTGCTGCATGCGAGCTAAATCCATACAGCTTAAAACTCTCCCAACAAGCTCTACATGACCTGAAGACCATTGACAGGATTCTGGTAGGAAGTAAAAACTTAGAGCTTGTGAGCCAAAATTGTGAGGACTTCCTAACAACTTATGGGTCACATATCAATACCGGGGTTATTCATTTCGGTGGTGTTAACAAATTTGTAGCAACCTACTCAAGTGAGACAAAATCCAATTCTGATAGAGTTATGCGTATGGTTCGAGACTTACTAAGTGCCTACGTGTCAGCAAGCTATTCTGGCTTCGGATCCAGTGTGGAAGGCGTGCTTAGCGCCGATCAAATTAAAGCACATGACAgcttcaaaaatgaatatgaaaaatcaGAACTTGCAAAAACCACCTTACATTTTGTCAGAAATGGAGGGCCTCAAGATGTTAGTACCTTGCAGCTCTGGAAGATGGGTCTTGTGACATGCCGTGGCACCTGGACGCTCATAGATAGAGGGAAGTCATTATTTACAGATTTTGTCGGAGTATGGAAGCTTATTCCTAACCACGAAGATGATTTTTTGCAACCACAAGAACTTGAAACCTGTTTAAGGAGGGCCTGGGAAAGGATGAATAATAATCTTGTGTCCAGTTTCCAAGAACAATCTTTCATCAAAAGACTTGATGAAATGGACCTGATGATTGAGAAGGTTACCATATGGAATTCCGCTCCAATACTACCAAAAAAATGTATTCCATATCTCCAAGAGATGTTGAAAACCGTCGAAGAGGTGGAGGCACAGACAGGTACAAACAAATACTGGGAGTTTAAGTTATGCACAGAAGCAAACATAAGCAATTTTCTGGGCAatattttggaacaaatagatAAGTTTCACCCTACGGATGTGACTCTGATACAGTTTCTTATAAAGAAGCTGGTATATCCCGGTAGATTCAGGGAGTTCCCTGGCAAAGAAAAGATCATGAAATGGATTGGGGTGATCACTGTGGACATTCCAACTATACTGGCTAATGCTAATGTCGAGAGCGTTCCTGACCTGATAGGAATTCTGAAGGACAAATTCATTCCATTACTGCAAATAGAACACGCAAATAATGGAGAGAGAAATGTCCAGGTAATAGATGGTATCAATGCAGGAGCAACAGTTGATATGGCACTTTGTGTTGGTCAGCTTCTAAAGAACTTACAGTCATCTGGGGAAGAACATGAAATGTTCCTTTTGAAAGTTGCTCTGTTGTCTATTCACTACCATTGGCCTACAAGGAAGTTTAAAATACTTCTTACAATGGAGAAGCTACAGGATTTCGTTCAGACCATTGAAGTATATTGGAAGGAGTTTCAAATCCATAAAGAAAAAGGGATAATCCAGTTCGAGGCCTTTCTTATTCATACCTCCCTGTCTTCTGGCCACTTTAATGAAGAAAGAGAATCATCAGAAAATGAATTTTCTGAGACAATAACAGAACTTCGGCAAGTGTTAACACCTAAATTAAACGAGGTCCTGAACAGGTACGCTACCCATTCACCATTTAATTGGGTTGACATGGCCAATGTCACCAGTGAACTAGCAAGCGGCAACGTGTCTGCTactgaagaaaaagaaacaaatatcaTTGTTATAGAAAATATGGCTAGCTCCCGAGTTGGAGACACTGAAGATGAAATGCCAGGTTTGACAAACAATTCTGAGGTAAGCGTAAATGGTGATTTTTCAGGCATCTTGAAGATCCTAGGTTTGGACAAATACAGTTCATCTAAAATTTCTCTTTTGGACGCCATTTCCATTAAAAAGTCCCTTGAACATATCAAGCTGGTTGACATTCCCTGGATCATTATACACAAACTTCTTATGATTGACTTTCGTGCAAGAGATCAATTTTTGACAGTGGTGAACAATTCACCAACAGAAGATATACCCGATGACGAAGATGACTTTGACATGGAAGCTCTTCTTGAAATGCAAAACGTTAGTGTTGGTAATGACAAGCCAACGCAGCTAAGCACTTTGGATACACTAGTAGCAATATTCACATGTTGCGATAACTTTCTCAAACAAACACTTGCTCAGAAGCTTTTTTTCTGCAAACTTGCTATTCCCTTGTTGTACCCTATAGGATCAGACAAAATTTGCATGTCACTATGGGCACTCAGAACTATAACAGTTCAGTGGCAAGACAGGCAAAACGTTTCGGAAACACCAGTGACAGAAAGGCCTTTTCCTTTGGTGTCATTTCTAAGATTAGGCAGACCACCTCTATCTAAGTCCAAACTGATCAATGATATCCTTAGGGATAACAGTCATGACACCTTCTTTCACCATGATTGCAACAATGGTACCACAGTAAGGAAGATTACCGACGGACTTGTTGAATGTTCATGGTTCATAACAGCGGGCAATGAGAAAGAACATCTTCCATGTACCACAATGTTCCTTAACTTGAGAGGTGATGCCTCAGTAATGAATAAACAGATGCAGATTTTGCAGGAAATATCATCTGTGCTGTTTGTTATAGTTACTGCTCAAGATCTTGCAAAAAAACCCAATACCGAGACATGTCAACACATTTTGCGGACTGGCGGTAAAGTCATCCTCTTTTTGATTAATGGAAGTAACAAACCGATCGTCAGCGAAATACAAGCGTGTCATGAAGCCGTTGGCAAGGGTATTCTGAAAGGAGTTCCTATCATGTCGTCTAACACCCTCCAAGGTGTTGAGAAAAATGCCAGTGAGCTCAAAACTGAAGCTAGGAGAAAACTGACCGGGGCCCTTGCTGGGTGTTCTGGCATAATGATCGAAAAATGTGCTGAACATGCATTGGATATGGGGATCATCGTTGATGAGTATGATGGTAAAGCCTGCCTTAAAGGTAAGGTTCTTGCAGAAAACGTTGTCTCCCATATGAAAGGTAAAGATATTGCGGACTGTAAAGGCGACCTTCTTCCGTTGCAAGGCAGTGAATGGATTGATTACTGCAAGCTGCTAAAGAAGCAACACCGAACAAGCGGAAAGGGCTCACTGTCATCGCCAACATCCCAAACAACTAGAGTGAAACAGGATATGGACCGTCTTCGTGAAAGGCAGGTGAAAATATGTAACAAGCTTACTCCTTTTATCGGAGACTTCATGGAAACTCTGCAAATGAACGAAGAGGTTGTCATGTATTTCTTGAAGTGGATGAATCTCTTATTAGATGAAAAATCAAGAGCCAACTTGCCAGGTCTGCGCAAGCAGTACCACATGGCATGGACACAGTTTCAGGAGGCCAAGAAGGAAGAAGGCAATACAAACTTGAAGTGCTTGAAAATCCAAGtggatgaaaaagaaaattgcgTTTCAAGTGCATCACTTGGGCTAGAAAATCTTTTCAGAGAACTGGGACAGATTTACGAAGCAGTGAAGGGGAGCAGCAACATAGGAAATGCCACTAATACAGCTGTGGAATATCTGCCAGAAAGAGCTGCTAAATTGCTGTTAAAGGGCATTCCCTTAGAACTGATTGATGGAGACGCATCAAGCGTTCCTATCGAGTGGGTCAGCGCAGTACTGAATAAGCTTGGAGACATTCTCGGCGAAAAAAGGCTGTTTGTTCTCTCTGTTTTGGGCATTCAGAGTTCTGGGAAATCCACACTTCTGAACACCATGTTTGGATTGCAGTTCGCCGTCAGTGCAGGCAGATGTACAAGGGGGGCATACATGCAAGTCATCTCTGTAGAAAAAGAAGCTGGTCTCCCATTTGATTACGTTGTTGTCATAGATACAGAGGGACTCCGAGCACCAGAACTAGGACAACTTAAGTACGAGCATGATAATGAACTTGCAACCCTCGTGATTGGCATGGGGGACGTAACCATGATTAACATCAAAGGGGAAAACACAAGCGAAATGAAAGACATTCTCCAAATTGCAGTGCATGCATTCTTAAGGATGAATCTTGTCAATAAACACATGCGAGACAACAGAACTTGTATATTTGTTCATCAGAATGTCCCAGCAGCTAATGCAGAAGAACTGATGATGCATGGATGCCAGAAACTACAAGAGAACTTGGATGACATGACCAAAGAAGCAGCCCTCAGTGAGAGTATTGCAGACATTAACAGTTTTTCCCAGATTATCAACTTTGATGTACATAAACACGTCTGGTATTTTTCTGATCTGTGGCATGGCGATCCGCCCATGGCTCCTGCAAATCCCGGCTATAGTGACAAGGTAGATTCAGTCAGGATTAAACTGTTGTTGGAGATTTCAAAGGGGAAAACATTTCTGACAGCTTCAGAACTGTCAATTCGCCTTGCTGATCTATGGAAAGGGGTCCTTGCTGATGACTTTGTGTTTAGTTTCCGTAACAGCCTTGAAGTGAAAGCCTATAACAGCTTGCAGACAAAATACTACTCTTTGGAATGGCAGTTGCAAAACGAATTGAAATCTTGGTCACATACCGCAGAGATCAAGTTGAATAGATGTGAAAATACTGATGAACTAGAGAAATCGTATCAGCACCTCGTCTTCGAAATCTCCAAAGTTTTGATTGAAAAGGCTGAGGAGATGAAGACTTGTCTAAATAATTACTTCGAGAACTGTGACCTGCAGGAAATAATTATCCAGTGGCAGAACGCTAAGCTAAATCAACTAAGCATTGCAGTTGAGCAACAGCTAAGTGAGGGTAAAGCAGATCTACTATCCGTCAAAGAATCTCGCGGAGTTGAAATCTTGCAGACTCAAAAGTGGTCAGACCATGAAGTACATATAATGGGCAAAGCAGTTAAACTTGCAGACAAACTGAAAGGCAAAGAAGCCACTGACACTGAACTTGAACATCAGTTTGATATTATGTGGGTTTCAATAGTGAATGAACTTGCTACAAAAACCGAAGACAAGGTATTGCAAATGGATACTTTGATGGGCCATGTTCTTCATAAGATATTCTTTGCCCATGGAAGCCTTCTTAAACCCGAGCTAAGGCGCCATCCTCTAGATAAGCCATTAGAACAGACATCCTTGGAATGTAGTGTCCCTTTAGATTTTGTGACAAAGGAACACATCAGAGTGAAAAAAGTAGGCATGTTTCGGAAAGGGGTCAACTACCTTACTGGTGCAGATAACCCAGAAATACAGGCCATAAATGAAACGTTGTTACTGACAAACGTCATCCTGAGAGATATAAGCACATATCTAAAAGGCCTTTCTAGACAGGTGAAATTCCAATCGTACTACGCCACAGAGGTCATACAAATGGTAAATGAGAGAATCGACAGTCACAATCAAAATAAGAAGGGGTCTAAAAAATGCAAGTTCAAGATTCGCCCTGAATATGTTGTTAAACTAGCAGTTTATGTAAGCCGTCACTGTGTTCAAGTGTTCGGCGCGATGCAATTGTCGTATAACAAAATACATGGAGTCAAGGCAAAACTTCAAGAATACAAAAAAACTGCCTGGAGCCTTTTCAAGAACAAGGTAAAACAGAGTACTGAAGAAGTACTTGCAGGTTACCTACTATGCACACAGCTGAAGGGAATTGTTCAGCAGGCAGTAAAGAAGGCACTTCCAAGAAAATGCACCGAGGAAGTTCTCATGGATTTCCAGATGACAAAGTACTTCCTGATGGTCAAAATGATGGATGACCTCGCCCTGAAAGGAAGCTTCAAAAACTATAAGTCGTACTTTACGAATACCAAACGGTTTGCTCTAGATTGGCTTACCAAGTACACAGACCAGAAGATGTTTTCGAGACAAGAGATTACTGGCATGTCCAGGTATGCAGAAATAAGCAGGAGCCGTATTGTAAGAATCATGCAATGTATTGTCAAAAGTGTTTCTCACGCAACCGCTGAGGTTGAGGGAAAAAAGGGCATGAAAATGGCACTTTGGATTGAACAATTCTGTCAGAGGGTGTCGGAGGAAATAGCAGTACCAGTCAGTACCCTAAACTTAGTAAGTGTTCGATCAGTGGTGGATTTCAACAATCTGCAAAGGATTATTCTGGACCAgttaaataaatttcaagctGATCTGGACGGGGCATTTACCAATGAAACAGAATACTCTGTTGATTGGAATGGGACACCTCCGTCACAGCAAATTCTCGACAAGATTTGGGGATGTGCTGAACAGTGCCCATTCTGTGAAGAGATATGTGCAGACACCACACCTGACCATTACAGTTTGTCGGGGAGATGTCACATGTGTGTGCAGCATAGACCACAGGGAATTGTAGGAATGAATTGGTCTACGGATACGGAGAATCATCGTAAAGGGCAGCTGCTTCATGAAACATGCAACTACGATATTCAGCGAAATGTATCGTTCAGGTGCACTGTCGGTAACTACAAATgcagaaaatcaggaaaatgtTCTACTACTGGCGACGAATTTGTGTACCACAAATGTAAAGAATACAAGACTTACATGCCCGACTGGGACATAGCACCCAATCCCACCAACGACGTGTCCAAATATTGGATGTGGTTCATGGCGACCTACCAGCACCAACTAATTGATATGTATAACGCAAAATTACCCAATATACCGGAGGATTGgacaaaaataacaaagaagGAGGCCTTGGATGACCTGCGCAAAATCCACCATTAG